The Herbaspirillum sp. RTI4 genome has a segment encoding these proteins:
- the rpsL gene encoding 30S ribosomal protein S12 — MPTINQLIRQPRVSATVKSKSPALENSPQKRGVCTRVYTTTPKKPNSALRKVAKVRLTNGFEVISYIGGEGHNLQEHSVVLIRGGRVKDLPGVRYHMVRGALDTQGVKDRKQSRSKYGTKRAKAAKK, encoded by the coding sequence ATGCCAACCATCAATCAACTGATTCGCCAACCACGTGTCTCCGCGACCGTCAAAAGCAAATCGCCGGCGCTGGAAAACAGCCCGCAAAAACGTGGGGTATGTACCCGCGTTTACACTACAACTCCAAAAAAGCCGAACTCCGCTTTGCGTAAAGTTGCCAAGGTGCGCCTGACCAACGGTTTTGAAGTCATCTCCTATATCGGTGGTGAAGGTCATAACCTGCAAGAGCATAGTGTTGTGCTCATTCGCGGCGGCCGGGTAAAGGATTTGCCTGGTGTGCGTTATCACATGGTTCGCGGTGCGCTGGATACCCAGGGCGTCAAGGATCGTAAGCAGTCGCGCTCGAAGTACGGTACTAAGCGTGCTAAGGCAGCAAAGAAATAA
- the rpsG gene encoding 30S ribosomal protein S7, protein MPRRREVPKREILPDPKFGNVDVAKFVNVLMLSGKKSVAENIIYRAFEHIQTKSGKDPLEVFSLAIGNCKPMVEVKSRRVGGANYQVPVEVRPVRRMALSMRWLREAANKRSEKSMPQRLGGELLEAAEGRGGAMKKRDEVHRMAEANKAFSHFRF, encoded by the coding sequence ATGCCACGTCGTCGTGAAGTACCCAAACGGGAAATTCTGCCAGATCCAAAATTTGGTAATGTAGATGTCGCCAAGTTCGTCAACGTATTGATGTTGTCGGGCAAGAAGTCAGTTGCTGAAAACATTATTTATCGTGCTTTCGAGCATATCCAGACTAAATCTGGCAAGGATCCACTAGAAGTGTTTTCTCTGGCAATCGGCAACTGCAAGCCGATGGTCGAAGTCAAGTCGCGTCGTGTTGGTGGTGCTAACTACCAAGTGCCAGTCGAAGTGCGTCCAGTCCGCCGTATGGCTTTGTCGATGCGTTGGTTGCGCGAAGCAGCTAACAAGCGCAGCGAGAAGTCGATGCCACAGCGTCTTGGTGGTGAGTTGCTAGAGGCTGCAGAAGGCCGCGGCGGTGCCATGAAAAAACGGGATGAAGTTCACCGTATGGCAGAAGCTAATAAGGCGTTCTCGCACTTCCGCTTCTAA
- the fusA gene encoding elongation factor G — MARKTPIERYRNIGISAHIDAGKTTTTERVLFYTGVNHKIGEVHDGAATMDWMEQEQERGITITSAATTCFWKGMANNFPPHHINIIDTPGHVDFTIEVERSMRVLDGACMVYCAVGGVQPQSETVWRQANKYKVPRLAFVNKMDRTGANFFKVYDQMRSRLKANPIPMQVPIGAEENFEGVIDLVKMRAIYWDDASQGMKFDYRDIPAHLLEEAKKWRENMVEAAAEASEELMNKYLEEGDLSEDEIKMAIRQRTIASEIVPMMCGTAFKNKGVQAMLDGVVEYLPSPVDIPPVPGLNEDDEPVVRKAEDTEKFSALAFKIATDPFVGQLCFIRCYSGTLNSGDTVFNSVKSKKERIGRIVQMHANQREEIKEMLAGDIAAVVGLKDTTTGDTLCDDKAIVVLERMIFPEPVISQAVEPKTKVDQEKMGLALNRLAAEDPSFRVRTDEESGQTIIAGMGELHLDIIVDRMRREFNVEATVGKPQVAYRETIRKTCEEIEGKFVKQSGGRGQYGHVVLKIEPQEPGKGFEFVDAIKGGTVPREFIPAVEKGVRETLNTGVLAGYPVVDVKVTLFFGSYHDVDSNENAFRMAGSMAFKDGCRKASPVILEPMMAVEVETPEDYAGTVMGDLSSRRGMVQGMDEIAGGGGKIIKAEVPLSEMFGYSTSLRSATQGRATYSMEFKHYSEAPKNVIDAIVTSKTK; from the coding sequence ATGGCCCGTAAGACCCCCATTGAGCGCTATCGTAATATCGGTATTTCAGCGCATATTGATGCAGGTAAGACCACGACTACCGAACGCGTACTTTTTTACACGGGTGTGAACCATAAAATCGGCGAGGTGCATGATGGCGCCGCTACGATGGATTGGATGGAGCAGGAACAAGAGCGCGGCATTACTATTACATCCGCTGCAACGACTTGTTTTTGGAAGGGTATGGCGAATAATTTCCCTCCTCACCATATCAACATCATTGATACCCCTGGCCACGTTGACTTCACAATTGAAGTAGAGCGCTCAATGCGCGTACTCGACGGTGCCTGCATGGTCTACTGTGCCGTTGGTGGCGTTCAGCCGCAATCTGAAACTGTTTGGCGTCAGGCAAACAAGTACAAGGTTCCGCGTCTGGCATTCGTCAACAAGATGGATCGTACCGGTGCTAATTTCTTCAAGGTTTACGATCAGATGCGTTCGCGTCTGAAGGCGAACCCAATCCCAATGCAAGTGCCTATTGGTGCTGAAGAAAACTTCGAAGGCGTCATCGATCTGGTCAAAATGCGTGCCATTTACTGGGATGATGCCAGCCAGGGTATGAAATTTGACTATCGTGATATTCCAGCGCATTTGTTGGAAGAAGCCAAAAAATGGCGCGAAAATATGGTCGAAGCAGCTGCTGAAGCATCAGAAGAGCTGATGAATAAGTATCTGGAGGAAGGCGATCTGTCGGAAGACGAAATCAAGATGGCAATTCGTCAGCGTACTATCGCCAGCGAAATTGTTCCAATGATGTGCGGAACAGCTTTCAAGAACAAAGGCGTGCAGGCGATGTTGGACGGCGTAGTTGAATACTTGCCTTCGCCGGTAGATATTCCGCCAGTTCCAGGCCTGAACGAAGATGATGAGCCAGTTGTCCGTAAAGCGGAAGATACTGAAAAATTCTCCGCATTGGCATTTAAAATTGCGACTGACCCATTCGTCGGTCAATTGTGTTTCATTCGTTGTTACTCCGGCACTTTGAATTCAGGCGACACAGTGTTCAATTCTGTGAAGTCGAAGAAAGAGCGCATCGGCCGTATCGTTCAGATGCACGCAAATCAACGCGAAGAAATCAAGGAAATGTTGGCCGGTGATATCGCCGCAGTCGTTGGTTTGAAAGATACAACGACGGGTGACACCCTCTGTGATGACAAGGCGATTGTTGTGCTCGAACGCATGATTTTCCCTGAGCCTGTGATTTCGCAAGCTGTTGAGCCGAAGACTAAAGTCGATCAGGAAAAAATGGGTCTGGCGCTGAATCGTCTGGCAGCTGAAGATCCTTCTTTCCGTGTCCGCACTGATGAAGAATCCGGCCAAACAATCATCGCCGGTATGGGCGAATTGCATCTGGATATTATCGTTGATCGCATGAGACGTGAATTTAACGTCGAAGCAACCGTCGGTAAGCCGCAAGTGGCGTATCGCGAAACAATCCGCAAGACTTGTGAAGAAATTGAAGGCAAGTTCGTGAAGCAATCGGGTGGTCGCGGTCAATACGGTCACGTTGTTCTGAAAATCGAGCCACAAGAGCCGGGTAAGGGCTTTGAATTCGTCGATGCAATTAAGGGCGGTACAGTTCCACGCGAATTTATCCCCGCCGTTGAAAAAGGTGTTCGTGAAACATTGAATACTGGCGTGTTAGCTGGTTATCCAGTGGTGGATGTTAAGGTAACGCTCTTTTTCGGTTCTTACCATGACGTCGACTCGAACGAAAATGCGTTTCGCATGGCTGGTTCAATGGCTTTCAAGGACGGCTGCCGTAAAGCAAGCCCGGTTATCCTGGAGCCAATGATGGCTGTTGAAGTCGAGACGCCTGAAGATTATGCCGGTACGGTGATGGGTGACCTTTCGTCACGTCGCGGCATGGTTCAGGGTATGGATGAGATTGCTGGCGGTGGCGGCAAGATTATCAAGGCTGAAGTCCCATTGTCGGAGATGTTCGGTTATTCGACATCACTGCGTTCGGCGACACAAGGTCGTGCAACTTACTCGATGGAATTCAAGCACTATTCCGAAGCGCCAAAGAATGTGATTGATGCGATCGTGACATCTAAGACCAAGTAA
- the tuf gene encoding elongation factor Tu, which produces MAKGKFERTKPHVNVGTIGHVDHGKTTLTAAIATVLSKKFGGEAKAYDQIDAAPEEKARGITINTAHVEYETANRHYAHVDCPGHADYVKNMITGAAQMDGAILVCSAADGPMPQTREHILLSRQVGVPYIIVFLNKADMVDDAELLELVEMEVRELLVKYEFPGDDLPIIVGSAKLALEGDTGPMGEQAIMALAEALDTYIPTPERAIDGTFLLPVEDVFSISGRGTVVTGRIERGIVKVGEELEIIGIRDTQKTTCTGVEMFRKLLDQGMAGDNVGVLLRGTKREDVERGQVLAKPGSIKPHKHFTGEIYVLSKDEGGRHTPFFNNYRPQFYFRTTDVTGSIELPEDKEMVMPGDNVSITVKLINPIAMEEGLRFAIREGGRTVGAGVVAKIIE; this is translated from the coding sequence ATGGCAAAAGGCAAGTTTGAGCGGACCAAGCCGCACGTGAATGTGGGCACGATTGGCCACGTTGACCATGGCAAGACCACGTTGACAGCGGCGATAGCAACCGTGCTGTCGAAAAAATTCGGCGGCGAAGCCAAGGCCTACGATCAGATTGATGCGGCGCCGGAAGAAAAAGCGCGCGGCATCACGATCAACACCGCACACGTTGAATACGAAACAGCAAACCGTCACTACGCTCACGTTGACTGCCCAGGCCATGCCGATTATGTGAAAAACATGATTACTGGTGCCGCGCAGATGGATGGCGCGATCCTGGTGTGCTCCGCAGCAGATGGCCCGATGCCACAAACGCGTGAGCATATCCTGCTGTCGCGTCAGGTCGGCGTGCCCTACATCATCGTGTTCCTGAACAAGGCCGATATGGTCGATGATGCAGAGCTGCTGGAACTGGTTGAAATGGAAGTGCGTGAGTTACTGGTGAAGTATGAATTCCCAGGCGACGACCTGCCAATCATCGTTGGTTCGGCAAAGCTGGCACTCGAAGGCGACACTGGCCCAATGGGCGAGCAAGCAATCATGGCGCTGGCCGAAGCACTGGACACCTACATCCCGACGCCAGAACGCGCCATTGACGGCACATTCCTGTTGCCAGTGGAAGATGTGTTCTCGATCTCCGGTCGCGGTACTGTGGTAACCGGTCGTATCGAGCGCGGTATTGTCAAGGTCGGCGAAGAACTGGAAATCATCGGTATCCGCGACACACAAAAGACGACTTGTACTGGCGTCGAAATGTTCCGTAAGTTGCTCGACCAAGGTATGGCAGGCGATAACGTCGGCGTACTGTTGCGCGGCACGAAGCGTGAAGACGTCGAGCGTGGTCAAGTTCTGGCGAAGCCAGGTTCGATCAAGCCACACAAGCATTTCACTGGTGAAATCTATGTGTTGTCGAAGGATGAGGGCGGTCGTCACACGCCATTTTTCAACAACTACCGTCCGCAATTCTATTTCCGTACGACTGACGTGACTGGTTCGATCGAGTTGCCAGAAGACAAAGAAATGGTGATGCCGGGCGATAACGTGTCGATCACAGTCAAGCTGATCAACCCGATCGCAATGGAAGAAGGTCTGCGTTTCGCTATCCGTGAAGGCGGTCGTACCGTCGGCGCTGGTGTTGTTGCCAAGATCATCGAGTAA
- the rpsJ gene encoding 30S ribosomal protein S10, whose translation MSAPSQKIRIRLKAFDYKLIDQSAQEIVETAKRTGAVVKGPVPLPTRIQRFDVLRSPHVNKTSRDQFEIRTHQRLMDIVDPTDKTVDALMKLDLPAGVDVEIKLQ comes from the coding sequence ATGTCAGCTCCAAGCCAAAAAATTCGCATTCGACTGAAAGCTTTCGATTACAAATTAATCGATCAGTCTGCACAGGAAATTGTAGAAACAGCCAAGCGCACAGGTGCAGTAGTCAAGGGCCCAGTCCCTTTGCCAACACGGATCCAGCGTTTCGATGTGCTGCGTTCCCCTCACGTCAATAAAACTTCCCGTGATCAATTCGAAATCCGTACGCACCAACGTTTGATGGATATTGTTGATCCTACGGACAAGACTGTTGATGCACTGATGAAGCTCGATTTGCCAGCTGGCGTCGATGTGGAAATTAAACTGCAATAA
- the rplC gene encoding 50S ribosomal protein L3 — MSLGLLGRKVGMMRIFTDDGDSIPVTVLDVSNNRVTQIKTPEVDGYSAVQVAYGQRRASRVTKAAAGHYAKAGVEAGTVLKEFRIDVAQAAELKAGDVVAASLFELGQKVDVQGVSIGKGYAGTIKRHHFASGRASHGNSRSHNVPGSIGMAQDPGRVFPGKRMTGHLGDVTRTVQNLEIARIDAERQLLLVKGAVPGAKNGQVVVLPAVKVKSKKGA; from the coding sequence ATGAGCCTAGGCCTACTTGGTCGCAAGGTTGGAATGATGCGCATCTTTACGGATGATGGGGATTCGATTCCTGTAACCGTATTAGACGTTTCAAACAATCGTGTGACGCAAATCAAAACTCCTGAAGTGGATGGTTATTCCGCTGTTCAGGTCGCATACGGTCAGCGCCGCGCATCGCGCGTTACGAAGGCTGCTGCCGGGCACTACGCTAAAGCTGGCGTTGAGGCCGGAACCGTACTCAAAGAATTCCGCATAGATGTTGCCCAGGCAGCTGAACTTAAAGCTGGTGACGTAGTTGCCGCTAGTTTGTTCGAGCTAGGTCAAAAAGTGGATGTGCAAGGTGTGTCTATCGGTAAGGGTTATGCCGGTACTATCAAGCGCCATCATTTTGCATCTGGCCGTGCTTCGCATGGTAACTCGCGGTCCCATAATGTTCCTGGTTCTATCGGTATGGCTCAGGATCCCGGTCGCGTGTTTCCTGGTAAGCGGATGACTGGTCACCTTGGTGATGTCACGCGTACCGTACAAAATCTGGAAATTGCCCGCATTGATGCTGAGCGTCAATTGCTGTTGGTCAAAGGTGCTGTTCCAGGTGCGAAAAATGGGCAAGTTGTCGTGTTGCCTGCGGTAAAAGTCAAGTCGAAAAAAGGAGCCTAA
- the rplD gene encoding 50S ribosomal protein L4 → MELKLLNEQGQASSNVAAPDTIFARDYNEALIHQVVVAYQANARSGNRKQKDRDEVHHTTKKPWRQKGTGRARAGMSSSPLWRGGGRIFPNSPDENFTHKVNKKMYRAGVCSILSQLAREGRLSIVESFNVEAPKTKLLSQKLKGMGLDSVLIITDNVAENLLLAARNLPGVLIVEPGQADPVSLVHYKTVLITKLALAKIEELLA, encoded by the coding sequence ATGGAACTCAAGCTCCTAAATGAACAAGGTCAGGCGTCATCCAATGTTGCGGCTCCCGATACAATTTTCGCTCGTGACTATAACGAAGCGTTAATTCATCAGGTCGTGGTTGCGTACCAAGCGAATGCACGTAGCGGTAACCGCAAACAAAAAGACCGTGATGAAGTTCATCACACAACTAAAAAACCGTGGCGTCAAAAAGGTACTGGCCGCGCTCGTGCTGGTATGTCTTCTTCGCCGCTATGGCGTGGGGGTGGACGTATTTTCCCGAATTCCCCGGACGAAAATTTCACTCACAAAGTTAACAAGAAGATGTATCGGGCAGGTGTCTGTTCGATCTTGTCTCAGTTGGCTCGTGAAGGTCGCCTGTCAATCGTTGAGAGTTTCAATGTTGAAGCGCCTAAGACCAAGTTGTTGTCGCAAAAATTGAAAGGCATGGGACTGGATTCCGTGTTGATCATTACCGATAATGTGGCAGAAAATTTGCTGCTGGCTGCGCGCAATTTGCCTGGTGTTTTGATCGTTGAGCCTGGTCAGGCCGATCCCGTATCGTTGGTACACTACAAGACGGTATTGATCACCAAGCTTGCATTGGCTAAGATTGAGGAGTTGCTGGCATGA
- the rplW gene encoding 50S ribosomal protein L23: MNANVKYSEERLMKVLLAPVISEKSTFIAEKNEQVIFLVTKDATKLEVKAAVELLFKVEVESVQVANRIGKQKRSGRTMGRRNHTRRAFVSLKPGQEINFTEEAK, translated from the coding sequence ATGAACGCAAACGTTAAATATAGCGAAGAGCGCTTGATGAAAGTGCTGTTGGCGCCGGTAATTTCCGAAAAGTCAACTTTCATTGCTGAGAAAAATGAGCAAGTCATTTTCCTGGTGACGAAAGATGCTACCAAGCTTGAGGTTAAGGCTGCGGTGGAGTTGTTATTCAAGGTTGAGGTCGAGTCCGTTCAAGTTGCTAATCGTATCGGTAAGCAAAAACGTTCAGGCCGTACCATGGGTCGCCGTAATCACACTCGCCGTGCTTTCGTAAGCTTGAAGCCGGGTCAAGAAATCAACTTTACCGAGGAGGCTAAATAA
- the rplB gene encoding 50S ribosomal protein L2 has product MALVKVKPTSPGRRGMVKVVNSDLYKGRPFAALIEKKSKTAGRNNNGHITTRHIGGGHKQHYRVVDFRRNKDGIPAKVERIEYDPNRTAHIALLCYADGERKYIIAPKGLAVGDQLLSGSEAPIKSGNTLPIRNIPVGTTIHCVEMLPGKGAQMARTAGAGVVLMAREGTYAQVRLRSGEVRRVHIECRATIGEVGNGEHNLRKIGKAGAMRWRGVRPTVRGVVMNPVDHPHGGGEGKTAAGRHPVSPWGQQTKGKKTRRNKRTTSMIVSRRGKK; this is encoded by the coding sequence ATGGCACTCGTAAAAGTAAAGCCAACGTCGCCAGGTCGGCGTGGTATGGTCAAAGTAGTAAATAGCGATTTATATAAAGGTCGTCCGTTTGCTGCATTGATCGAAAAGAAATCTAAGACTGCAGGTCGAAATAATAATGGTCATATCACCACACGCCATATAGGCGGTGGTCATAAGCAGCATTATCGTGTAGTCGACTTCCGTCGTAATAAAGATGGTATTCCGGCAAAAGTCGAACGTATTGAATACGATCCTAACCGGACAGCGCATATTGCATTGCTATGTTATGCAGATGGTGAGCGTAAGTACATCATTGCACCAAAGGGTCTGGCAGTCGGTGACCAGTTGTTAAGCGGTTCCGAAGCGCCAATTAAGTCTGGTAATACTTTGCCGATTCGCAATATCCCGGTTGGTACAACAATTCACTGTGTGGAAATGTTGCCCGGCAAGGGTGCGCAAATGGCTCGTACAGCTGGCGCGGGCGTTGTTCTGATGGCTCGTGAAGGCACATATGCTCAGGTTCGTTTGCGATCTGGTGAAGTTCGCCGCGTGCATATAGAATGCCGCGCTACCATCGGTGAAGTGGGTAATGGCGAGCACAATCTGCGCAAAATCGGTAAAGCTGGCGCAATGCGCTGGCGCGGTGTTCGTCCTACCGTTCGCGGTGTGGTGATGAATCCTGTCGATCACCCGCATGGTGGTGGTGAAGGTAAAACGGCGGCTGGTCGTCATCCGGTTTCGCCGTGGGGTCAACAGACCAAGGGCAAGAAGACTCGCCGTAACAAGCGCACGACTTCAATGATCGTCTCTCGCCGCGGCAAGAAATAA
- the rpsS gene encoding 30S ribosomal protein S19 yields the protein MTRSLKKGPFCDAHLVKKVETAQATKDKKPIKTWSRRSTIMPDFIGLTIAVHNGKLHIPVYVSENMVGHKLGEFALTRTFKGHAADRKAKK from the coding sequence ATGACTCGCTCATTGAAAAAAGGGCCGTTTTGCGATGCTCACTTGGTAAAAAAAGTGGAAACTGCGCAAGCGACTAAAGATAAAAAGCCGATCAAAACCTGGTCGCGTCGTTCCACCATCATGCCTGATTTTATTGGCCTGACAATTGCGGTTCATAACGGTAAGTTGCACATACCCGTTTATGTTTCGGAAAATATGGTTGGTCATAAGCTCGGCGAATTCGCGCTGACCCGTACGTTTAAGGGTCACGCGGCAGACAGGAAGGCTAAGAAATAA
- the rplV gene encoding 50S ribosomal protein L22 — MMETKATLRGVHLSAQKGRLVADLIRGKKVDQALNILTFSPKKGAVIIKKVLESAIANAEHNDGADIDELKITTIYVEKGTVLKRFTARAKGRGDRISKQSCHIYVTVGN; from the coding sequence ATGATGGAAACTAAAGCTACCCTCCGCGGTGTACATCTTTCGGCGCAAAAAGGCCGTTTGGTTGCCGATCTGATTCGCGGCAAAAAAGTTGATCAGGCTCTAAATATCTTGACCTTCAGTCCTAAAAAAGGTGCTGTCATTATCAAAAAGGTTCTGGAATCCGCAATTGCGAATGCCGAACATAATGATGGTGCAGACATCGACGAACTGAAGATTACGACCATTTATGTCGAAAAAGGTACGGTCCTTAAGCGCTTCACAGCGCGAGCAAAAGGCCGTGGTGATCGTATTTCCAAGCAATCCTGTCACATCTATGTGACTGTTGGAAACTAA
- the rpsC gene encoding 30S ribosomal protein S3, protein MGQKIHPTGFRLAVTRNWGSRWYAGNSNFAEMLIEDLKVRAYLKTKLKNASVGRVVIERPAKNARITIYSSRPGVVIGKKGEDIEVLKTALGKLMGVPVHVNIEEIRKPEADAQLIADSIAQQLEKRIMFRRAMKRAMQNAMRLGAQGIKIMSSGRLNGIEIARKEWYREGRVPLHTLRADIDYGFGEAQTTYGIIGIKVWVYKGDRLANGDSPVLEGSLDDDKKRRGPRRDDGKPGARPRPKTGIAAPASAPSANAGVKRVRTAKPADAETVVLAEKAGE, encoded by the coding sequence ATGGGACAGAAAATACATCCAACCGGTTTTCGCCTGGCAGTAACGCGCAACTGGGGTTCACGTTGGTATGCAGGCAATAGTAATTTTGCTGAAATGCTGATTGAAGATCTTAAAGTACGTGCTTATCTGAAGACAAAACTGAAGAACGCTTCCGTTGGCCGGGTTGTTATTGAGCGCCCAGCCAAGAATGCTCGTATTACAATTTATAGCTCCCGCCCGGGCGTTGTAATTGGTAAAAAAGGCGAAGACATTGAAGTGTTGAAGACAGCATTAGGCAAATTGATGGGCGTACCTGTCCACGTCAATATCGAAGAAATTCGTAAGCCTGAAGCTGATGCACAATTGATTGCAGATTCAATTGCACAGCAGCTCGAAAAACGCATCATGTTTCGCCGAGCAATGAAACGTGCGATGCAAAATGCGATGCGTTTGGGTGCTCAGGGTATCAAGATCATGTCGTCGGGTCGTTTAAACGGTATTGAGATAGCTCGTAAGGAATGGTATCGCGAAGGTCGCGTTCCCCTCCATACGCTGCGTGCAGATATCGACTATGGTTTTGGTGAGGCACAAACTACATACGGCATCATCGGGATCAAGGTTTGGGTTTACAAGGGTGATCGTCTTGCAAATGGCGATTCGCCTGTGCTCGAAGGTTCGCTGGACGATGACAAAAAACGTCGCGGTCCGCGTCGTGATGATGGTAAGCCTGGTGCTCGTCCTCGTCCTAAAACTGGTATCGCTGCGCCAGCTTCTGCGCCTAGTGCAAATGCCGGTGTCAAACGAGTGCGGACGGCAAAACCCGCCGATGCTGAAACTGTAGTTTTGGCTGAGAAAGCAGGAGAATAA
- the rplP gene encoding 50S ribosomal protein L16, translating into MLQPARRKYRKEQKGRNTGISHSRGTAVSFGEFGLKAVGRGRITARQIEAARRAMTRHIKRGGRIWIRVFPDKPISQKPAEVRMGNGKGNPEYYVAEIQPGKVLYEMDGVDETLAREAFRLAAAKLPLSTTFVVRQVGQ; encoded by the coding sequence ATGCTGCAACCAGCACGTAGAAAATATCGTAAAGAGCAAAAAGGTCGCAACACAGGCATATCCCATTCACGTGGTACTGCCGTGTCGTTTGGTGAATTTGGGCTTAAAGCTGTGGGTCGCGGTCGTATCACTGCCCGTCAAATTGAAGCGGCTCGCCGAGCGATGACCCGCCACATTAAGCGTGGTGGTCGTATTTGGATTCGCGTATTTCCGGACAAGCCAATTTCCCAAAAGCCTGCCGAAGTACGTATGGGTAATGGTAAAGGTAATCCAGAGTATTACGTGGCAGAAATTCAGCCAGGTAAGGTTCTGTACGAGATGGACGGCGTCGACGAAACTCTGGCCCGTGAAGCGTTTCGCTTGGCAGCAGCCAAATTGCCTTTGTCGACGACTTTTGTTGTTCGTCAAGTCGGTCAATAA
- the rpmC gene encoding 50S ribosomal protein L29, with product MNVAELRGKDEAALAKELHELLKAQFSLRMQVATQQLNNTAQLKKVRRDIARVKTVINSKDGQQ from the coding sequence ATGAATGTAGCAGAACTCCGCGGTAAAGACGAAGCGGCGCTGGCCAAAGAATTGCATGAGTTATTAAAAGCGCAATTTAGCTTGCGCATGCAAGTGGCTACGCAGCAATTGAACAATACTGCGCAATTGAAAAAAGTACGTCGCGACATCGCACGTGTAAAGACAGTCATCAATTCAAAGGATGGACAACAATGA
- the rpsQ gene encoding 30S ribosomal protein S17: MNDTVKQALKRTLIGKVVSDKMDKTVTVLIERHVKHPLYGKIIMRTNKYHAHDESNQVKEGDTVEIQEGRPVSKTKAWSVTRVVQAAQIV, from the coding sequence ATGAACGATACAGTGAAACAGGCGCTGAAGCGCACGCTGATTGGCAAAGTTGTATCAGACAAAATGGATAAGACTGTTACGGTGTTGATTGAACGTCACGTAAAACATCCCCTGTACGGGAAGATCATTATGCGTACGAATAAGTACCATGCACATGATGAATCTAACCAGGTCAAGGAAGGCGACACTGTAGAGATTCAAGAAGGTCGTCCAGTTTCCAAGACTAAAGCTTGGAGTGTGACGCGTGTTGTTCAGGCAGCACAAATAGTTTAA
- the rplN gene encoding 50S ribosomal protein L14, whose translation MIQTESRLEVADNTGAREVLCIKVLGGSRRRYAGIGDVIKVTVKSAAPRGRVKKGEIYNAVVVRTAKGVRRPDGSLVKFDSNAAVLLNAKLEPIGTRIFGPVTRELRTERFMKIVSLAPEVL comes from the coding sequence ATGATTCAGACAGAAAGCCGGCTAGAAGTGGCCGACAATACTGGTGCGCGCGAAGTTCTGTGCATTAAAGTGTTGGGTGGTTCGCGGCGCCGTTATGCAGGAATTGGTGATGTGATCAAGGTCACAGTCAAGAGCGCGGCTCCTCGTGGGCGCGTCAAAAAAGGTGAGATTTACAATGCCGTAGTGGTTCGTACTGCTAAAGGCGTGCGTCGTCCTGATGGTTCCTTGGTTAAATTCGACAGCAATGCTGCCGTGTTGCTTAATGCCAAGCTTGAGCCAATTGGTACTCGTATTTTTGGACCGGTTACTCGTGAGTTGCGCACCGAGCGCTTCATGAAAATCGTGTCTTTGGCCCCTGAAGTTCTGTAA
- the rplX gene encoding 50S ribosomal protein L24 has protein sequence MGKIRTNDEVVVLTGKDKGKRGIVSQRVSADYIVVEGVNVVKKATKPNPMTGATGGIVDKLMPIHVSNVALYNAASGKADRVAFKQVDGKKVRTYQSTGEAVKV, from the coding sequence ATGGGAAAGATTCGTACAAACGATGAAGTCGTCGTATTGACCGGCAAAGATAAGGGCAAGCGCGGAATCGTCTCGCAGCGTGTCAGTGCCGATTATATTGTTGTCGAGGGCGTTAATGTTGTGAAAAAAGCAACTAAGCCTAATCCGATGACTGGCGCAACAGGTGGCATCGTCGATAAGTTGATGCCAATTCATGTGTCTAATGTGGCTTTGTATAATGCTGCATCAGGCAAGGCAGATCGCGTGGCTTTTAAGCAAGTGGACGGTAAGAAAGTCCGCACTTATCAGTCCACCGGCGAAGCAGTTAAGGTTTAA